A genomic stretch from Hemibagrus wyckioides isolate EC202008001 linkage group LG02, SWU_Hwy_1.0, whole genome shotgun sequence includes:
- the bod1l1 gene encoding biorientation of chromosomes in cell division protein 1-like 1 isoform X3, producing MAGLPPGDPQLVAMIVNHLKTQGLFDQFRRDCLADVDTKPAYLHLRQRVDNFVSNHLSNHTWSPQLNKNQLRNSIRQLVLQSGLLEQGVDRIVAQVVDPKVQHTFRPQVERVVRQFLSPGNHLEEEEPVHGLAQVLENQEAQMSSPAITSALTSDSAPGQSQDPSFTKLHDGGEEDMSLVEEDENESERTKEEEEQEEKLVGDEDEISKEEKEEESQKEMEMEVDQQIEEPEEVKKEEEEDVQEEEEEEKEKKGEDGKDKKGSGKNREESSTDKLHIQQKARERLKEEYSLEDSDLEGLSDITVSSVHTSDLSSFDDESDDEEPPSESTEEGEISSEDEKVQKKATGEESDENKEKKPRGSRQGYIHKPFLYSRYYSDSDDEVTVEQRRRSAAKDKEERLLKRQQNRERLEEKRRQKAAQAELQVEKEKQEVQRPQAKEARKEKKVLEKKVALSRKRKRDSRKEEDSGSKKKSDGDPESMKKDDATKSKTIPQKPVKKLSEEEQRRRKSFSEDSSEPRKILDKNRTHSFILELELGTEEALRQRGSGKNERHARREKERKESDERARYKQKPEGKKGGEAVAEEKEGVGVKGTVDDKVEKKGSKVKGDKKSSAPAREGRLSVTEGSAPEEGTSKDSKKEKMPSETMKEKTKGEKSLSKTDSKQQHRLDSTEERSEGDSDFSRKKDKQAKDILKRSKSHPEVKSLEKVKVRQDGGAGSKDKSSTSEASKHSSETKMKNSEAGPKVKSVSEKTRSKSRDDLKPQSPLVTKTDKKVQGQEAKGKAGAASSKPEFSKEKKKEGVMKEDRRVSEERAEKGKEAKSTKKTSEKKTKEAEKKGGDNENERRVSEADDLSSSSSVPSAAAEEIQTGDEMAQVQQESLTASDLTTQQDSDSPGESHLKTPQVLESLTESHVSTPQGVDSAAESDSTNQSNSESIKRSDLTSDSQAMDTGSDLAGLQSTDLESNLTAQQSMDTESEPSTSQAIDTESDLASPQASTAKSDLASPPVCDAPTESPEELQSEPTESDHAIPPQPSVSDLTSSDSDQTSDLMNSSEPVPETTDIKANTDLALPQSSDSTPATILMVPESSDSIPESDLTVAQPSNSTESTLSQGSDVLPNPVPADSNSTSVPDDMYDALSDITPDPDDDEEAAMRLSESQPQPRPIPAEADALLSLMDVCASAAVLNTAVASDGQDAESSFRDADIKMKEAALTLLSMDPDQAISPSFIAEDAHGPEQPVESSASDLMDATRAKESPKEAANESESESSALDSEAGDKNNEALANTAIEDTMSEDMTSEINNDETESKATSDEIYANDEPAGEAAACQIHTQSLSERIHTAEGTKSETENMVQEAQAQVAEVREVEAREAEAQEVKAQVQETQAQEAQAQKIPEVQVLEAKTQEQELQVQETNAQEQEVQIQDVQTEEAEEQEAQEAQLQEIQAQEALTHEAKAQEMQESQVQETRAQEVQAQEKQGPEEQERQVQKAQLEEAEAQEAHAPDAQTQEENAPDAQKQEENVPHAQTQEENVSDAQTQEENAPDAQTQEENAPDAQKQEENVPDAQTQEENVSDAQTQEENAPDAQTQEENAPDAQTQEENAPDAQTPEENAPDAQTPEENAPEAQTQEENAPDAQMQVASVQELQSQEAQTQPARRGRRPKLVKQTSSASKSDGQEEDRSDVSEVDDRQEGRVTRKGRWSNQRAASTNETASKAQTSQKAKDTEANKQSQKNSEDEEVEEGSRTTQQRSSKVPDASQKETSSKREEAEPTEEEVEQKEVRKGRRSGAQAATVAKPALRRKRPDQAEDPVGKELAAEEKEEEPAKRARQDSGSVTEEEEEGKEDKDTESSKEKAEEEEPMRKTRRRGRSSKTTANVDDSALEKREGGTETGEEDEKQEEEETKIRATTRSASRLEAEKNKPSKPSTRAVSKLSGKEESSPNTRSSRSQSAAAIKGRKGESGSPTPRTRAGHKAEEPPSKRTKR from the exons ATGGCCGGTCTACCTCCGGGTGACCCTCAGCTGGTCGCCATGATcgtaaatcatttaaaaacacagGGACTTTTTGACCAATTCAGGAGAGACTGCTTGGCTGATGTCGATACAAAG CCTGCGTACCTGCACCTGAGACAACGGGTGGACAACTTTGTGTCTAATCACCTGTCTAACCACACCTGGAGTCCTCAACTCAACAAGAACCAGCTGAGGAACAGCATCAGGCAACTCGTGCTGCA GTCAGGCTTGCTGGAGCAGGGAGTAGATCGGATTGTCGCGCAGGTCGTCGACCCCAAAGTTCAGCACACCTTTCGGCCGCAGGTGGAACGCGTCGTCCGTCAGTTCCTGTCTCCCGGCAACCacctggaggaggaggagcctgTGCATGGGCTTGCACAGGTGCTGGAAAACCAGGAAGCTCAGATGTCGTCTCCAG CGATCACCTCGGCTCTAACCTCAGACTCCGCCCCCGGTCAGAGCCAAGATCCCTCCTTTACAAAGCTGCATGACGGAGGAGAAGAAGACATGAGCCTGGTAGAGGAGGATGAAAATGAATCTGAGAGAACaaaagaggaggaagagcaggAAGAGAAGCTCGTAGGAGATGAGGATGAGATTAgcaaggaggagaaggaggaggagagccaGAAAGAGATGGAAATGGAGGTGGATCAGCAGATAGAGGAGCCTGAGGAGGtgaagaaagaggaggaggaagatgtgcaggaggaggaagaggaggagaaggaaaagaaaggagaggacGGGAAGGATAAGAAAGGGTCAGGGAAGAACAGGGAGGAGAGCAGCACAGACAAGCTGCACATTCAGCAGAAAGCAAGAGAACGACTGAAAGAAG AATATTCTCTTGAGGACTCAGATCTGGAGGGGTTGAGCGACATCACAGTGAGCTCAGTCCACACAAGCGACCTTTCCTCTTTCGATGACGAAAGCGATGACGAGGAACCTCCTTCAGAATCcacagaggaaggagagatcTCCTCAGAAG ATGAAAAGGTTCAGAAGAAAGCTACAGGAGAGGAATCTGACGAGAATAAGGAGAAAAAACCCAGAGGTTCGCGCCAAGGCTACATTCACAAGCCTTTCCTTTACTCCCGTTACTATAGCGACTCCGACGACGAGGTGACGGTGGAGCAGCGCCGTCGCTCTGCC gCGAAGGACAAAGAGGAAAGACTGCTGAAGCGACAACAGAACCGGGAGCGTCTTGAGGAAAAGAGAAGGCAGAAGGCAGCGCAGGCAGAGCTCCAGG TAGAAAAGGAAAAGCAGGAGGTTCAGAGACCTCAAGCGAAAGAAGCAAGGAAAGAGAAGAAGGTTCTGGAAAAGAAAGTGGCACTCAGCAGAAAGAGGAAGCGAgactcacg GAAAGAGGAAGACTCCGGCAGCAAGAAGAAGAGCGACGGAGATCCCGAATCCATGAAGAAAGAC GATGCAACAAAGTCTAAAACAATCCCTCAGAAGCCTGTTAAGAAGCTGTCCGAAGAGGAGCAGCGGAGGAGGAAGAGCTTTTCCGAGGATTCGAGCGAGCCACGCAAAATCCTCGACAAAAACCGTACGCACTCGTTCATCCTAGAGCTGGAGCTGGGAACCGAGGAGGCGCtcagacagagaggcagtgGGAAGAACGAGCGACACGCTCGCAGAGAGAAAGAACGGAAAGAGTCGGACGAGCGAGCCAGGTACAAACAGAAGCCGGAAGGTAAGAAAGGAGGAGAGGCCGTGGCAGAGGAGAAGGAAGGAGTCGGGGTGAAGGGTACAGTCGATGACAAAGTAGAGAAAAAAGGGTCGAAGGTTAAAGGAGACAAGAAGAGCTCAGCGCCAGCAAGGGAGGGAAGGCTTTCGGTGACAGAGGGATCGGCCCCAGAGGAGGGAACATCCAAGGATtcgaaaaaagaaaagatgccCTCAGAGActatgaaagaaaaaacaaaaggagAGAAGTCACTGAGCAAGACGGACTCCAAACAGCAGCATCGTCTGGATTCCACAGAGGAGAGGTCAGAGGGTGATTCTGATTTCAGCAGGAAGAAAGACAAGCAAGCGAAAGATATTTTGAAAAGGTCAAAAAGTCACCCAGAGGTTAAATCTCTCGAGAAGGTCAAGGTCAGGCAAGATGGTGGTGCTGGTAGTAAAGATAAGAGCTCCACCTCTGAGGCTTCCAAACATAGCTCAGAGACAAAGATGAAGAATTCAGAAGCAGGTCCAAAGGTCAAATCTGTGTCAGAAAAAACGAGATCCAAGTCCAGAGACGACTTGAAACCTCAGAGTCCGTTAGTGACCAAGACAGACAAGAAAGTCCAAGGTCAAGAAGCCAAGGGTAAAGCAGGAGCGGCGTCTAGCAAGCCGGAGTTCTccaaggagaagaaaaaggagggAGTGATGAAGGAGGACAGGAGAGTCTCAGAAGAGCGTGCTGAGAAAGGCAAGGAGGCGAAGAGCACAAAGAAAACGAGTGAGAAGAAGACAAAAGAGGCAGAGAAGAAGGGAGGAGACAACGAGAACGAAAGAAGAGTCTCAGAAGCTGATGATCTATCTTCAAGTTCCTCGGTTCCATCAGCAGCTGCCGAAGAGATACAAACCGGAGATGAAATGGCTCAAGTGCAACAAGAGTCCCTCACAGCATCTGACCTCACAACTCAACAAGACTCGGATTCTCCTGGTGAATCACATCTCAAAACCCCACAGGTCTTGGAGTCCCTTACAGAGTCTCATGTCTCAACCCCACAGGGTGTCGATTCTGCTGCAGAGTCTGATTCCACAAACCAATCCAACTCGGAGTCTATTAAAAGGTCTGATCTTACTTCAGACTCACAAGCCATGGATACTGGGTCTGATCTCGCAGGCTTACAATCCACAGACTTGGAGTCTAATCTTACAGCCCAACAAAGCATGGATACGGAATCTGAACCTTCAACATCACAAGCCATAGATACAGAGTCTGATCTTGCGTCTCCACAAGCCAGTACTGCAAAATCTGATCTCGCATCACCGCCTGTCTGTGACGCACCCACAGAGTCTCCTGAAGAATTACAAAGTGAACCTACAGAGTCTGATCATGCAATTCCACCACAACCCTCAGTTTCTGATCTTACATCTTCTGATTCTGATCAGACGTCTGATCTCATGAACTCCTCAGAGCCTGTTCCTGAAACGACAGACATAAAAGCAAACACTGACCTCGCGCTCCCTCAGTCTTCAGACTCCACTCCAGCGACCATTCTCATGGTCCCCGAGTCCTCAGACTCCATCCCAGAGTCCGATCTCACAGTTGCCCAGCCCTCAAACTCAACTGAATCGACACTCTCTCAGGGTTCAGACGTGCTTCCTAATCCGGTTCCTGCCGATTCTAACAGCACCTCCGTCCCAGACGACATGTATGATGCCCTGAGTGACATCACACCGGATCCTGACGACGACGAAGAGGCCGCCATGAGACTGTCCGAGAGCCAGCCTCAGCCCCGTCCCATTCCTGCAGAGGCAGACGCCCTCCTGTCCTTGATGGATGTCTGTGCGTCTGCAGCTGTACTTAACACCGCTGTTGCGTCTGATGGACAGGACGCTGAGAGTTCGTTCCGGGATGCGGATATCAAGATGAAGGAAGCGGCGCTCACTTTACTCTCCATGGATCCCGATCAGGCAATTTCGCCAAGTTTTATTGCTGAAGACGCTCATGGTCCTGAGCAGCCTGTGGAGTCTTCAGCATCGGATCTGATGGATGCGACGCGTGCGAAAGAATCACCGAAAGAAGCCGCAAATGAGTCTGAAAGCGAATCTTCTGCACTTGACTCAGAGGCAGGAGACAAAAACAATGAAG ctTTAGCTAACACAGCCATTGAAGACACAATGTCAGAGGACATGACATCCGAG ATCAACAACGATGAAACTGAATCAAAAGCAACGTCTGATGAAATTTATGCTAATGATGAACCAGCAGGAGAAGCCG CTGCCTGCcaaatacatacacagagtCTGAGTGAACGCATACACACAGCTGAGGGCACAAAG AGTGAAACAGAGAACATGGTGCAAGAGGCCCAGGCACAAGTGGCGGAGGTCCGGGAAGTGGAGGCTCGGGAAGCAGAGGCTCAGGAGGTAAAGGCACAGGTGCAGGAGACACAGGCGCAGGAGGCACAGGCGCAGAAGATACCGGAGGTTCAAGTACTGGAGGCAAAAACGCAAGAGCAGGAGCTCCAGGTGCAGGAGACAAATGCACAAGAGCAGGAGGTACAGATCCAGGACGTGCAGACCGAAGAGGCAGAGGAGCAGGAGGCACAGGAAGCACAACTTCAGGAGATACAGGCACAGGAAGCTCTGACTCATGAGGCAAAGGCACAGGAAATGCAGGAGTCCCAGGTGCAGGAGACACGGGCACAGGAAGTGCAAGCTCAGGAGAAGCAGGGTCCAGAGGAACAGGAGAGACAAGTGCAGAAAGCCCAGCTGGAGGAGGCTGAGGCTCAAGAAGCACATGCACCAGATGCCCAGACGCAGGAGGAAAATGCACCAGATGCCCAGAAGCAGGAGGAAAATGTACCACATGCCCAGACGCAGGAGGAAAATGTATCAGATGCCCAGACGCAGGAGGAAAATGCACCAGATGCCCAGACGCAGGAGGAAAATGCACCAGATGCCCAGAAGCAGGAGGAAAATGTACCAGATGCCCAGACGCAGGAGGAAAATGTATCAGATGCCCAGACGCAGGAGGAAAATGCACCAGATGCCCAGACGCAGGAGGAAAATGCACCAGATGCCCAGACGCAGGAGGAAAATGCACCAGATGCCCAGACACCGGAGGAAAATGCACCAGATGCCCAGACACCGGAGGAAAATGCACCAGAAGCCCAGACGCAGGAGGAAAATGCACCAGATGCCCAGATGCAGGTGGCAAGTGTGCAGGAATTGCAATCCCAGGAGGCACAGACGCAGCCAGCACGGAGAGGTCGACGTCCTAAATTGGTTAAACAAACCA GTAGTGCGTCAAAGTCAGATGGACAAGAAGAGGACAGATCCGATGTGTCAGAAGTG GATGATCGTCAAGAAGGCAGAGTGACCCGTAAAGGACGATGGTCCAATCAGAGAGCAGCGTCCACCAATGAAACTG CATCCAAAGCTCAAACCAGTCAGAAGGCCAAAGACACGGAGGCTAACAAACAGTCACAGAAAAAT agtgaggatgaggaggttGAAGAAGGAAGCAGAACAACACAGCAAAGATCATCTAAGGTCCCAGATGCTTCACAGAAAGAAACtt CGTCAAAGCGTGAAGAGGCGGAGCCGACAGAAGAGGAAGTGGAGCAAAAAGAG gtgcgtAAAGGAAGGCGTTCTGGAGCTCAGGCGGCCACCGTGG CAAAACCAGCACTGAGGAGAAAGAGGCCTGACCAGGCAGAGGATCCTGTGGGAaaa GAACTTGCAGCtgaggagaaagaagaggagcCTGCGAAGAGAGCACGACAAGATAGTG GGAGTGTGAccgaggaagaagaggaaggaaaagaggataaagacacagagagctCTAAAGAGAAGGCT GAGGAAGAGGAACCCATGAGAAAGACTCGACGTCGAGGCAGATCCTCAAAAACCACTGCTAACGTGGATGACTCGG ccctagagaagagagagggaggaacagAGACCGGAGAAGAGGACGAAaaacaggaagaggaggaaacCAAAATTAGGGCCACAACACGTTCTGCGTCTCGGCTGGAGGCTGAGAA AAATAAGCCAAGTAAGCCATCAACCAGAGCAGTGAGCAAACTGAGTGGGAAAGAAGAGAGCTCTCCAAACACACG TTCGTCTCGCTCTCAGAGTGCTGCTGCAATAAAGGGCCGTAAGGGCGAGTCAGGTTCTCCGACACCTCGGACCCGCGCCGGCCACAAAGCCGAGGAGCCACCCTCGAAGAGAACCAAACGatga